A single Pantoea rwandensis DNA region contains:
- the speD gene encoding adenosylmethionine decarboxylase, giving the protein MDDTGHHYVLDIVLENSELLRSENSLKSIFTGILNRTEFTILGSIFHKFDSGGEGVTGVYLLSESHLSFHTYPENNYISIDLYTCGKDCLLAIKEIEKELGESKRLLVRYLERGGSVSKYNIEKGVNIETFN; this is encoded by the coding sequence ATGGATGATACAGGTCATCACTACGTACTTGATATAGTCCTCGAAAACTCAGAATTACTGAGAAGCGAGAATTCATTAAAATCAATTTTCACGGGAATATTGAATCGAACAGAATTTACTATTCTTGGTTCAATATTTCACAAGTTTGATTCAGGAGGTGAAGGAGTTACGGGTGTGTATCTCTTGAGTGAATCGCATCTTTCCTTTCATACATACCCTGAAAATAATTATATAAGTATTGATCTATATACATGTGGTAAAGACTGTTTGTTAGCAATCAAAGAAATTGAGAAAGAATTAGGTGAAAGCAAAAGGCTGCTAGTTCGCTATCTTGAAAGGGGGGGTAGCGTTTCTAAATACAATATAGAGAAAGGTGTGAATATAGAAACTTTCAATTAA
- a CDS encoding conjugal transfer protein TraG N-terminal domain-containing protein has translation MTANSYLEYFLVLFGWVMNNAMWTILSSTGLFALPLVFKVLGVWLKVREEGADEGNKGLLAMPRIEHAIYVSFVVMLFCCIPLLPVDISTIKFDSSRAKQCGISVPTPQNSGYSGLVNDFDGRTAQVPIWWYLLHMMSKGTTQAMIASIPCGTQLRQMRFDVQNTKLRDPVLLQEVQDFADQCYSRAYFRLKNSNTQLSDATINSVGWIGSDYFLNTSGYYDYYTATTPRSQWPYDSTRDSGYPDTGQGGYPTCKTWWSGGSSGLRTRVLATFSDYTRKEVQRQFPGQQWEEVVLRWIVSPRNAGLSGGGVTYMAGADDTASGIGGNLSRLASTVGLGMKQVEALPGFDALKQALPMIQALLQMMIITVIPVLMMFSAYEPKTVVTISFALFALQFITFWWELAGWLDDRLITILYSSLAANGLASGEPIADFLSSPRDGWIMNLVLGMMYVVFPAFWLGMLSWVGVQLGTAISSAMEKGSVQAKQAGEEAGKQVKNTALNQIKKI, from the coding sequence ATGACTGCAAACAGTTATCTGGAATACTTTCTGGTCCTCTTTGGTTGGGTGATGAATAACGCCATGTGGACCATCCTCAGCAGCACGGGACTGTTTGCCCTGCCGCTGGTGTTTAAAGTGCTTGGCGTCTGGCTTAAGGTGCGTGAGGAAGGTGCGGATGAGGGGAACAAGGGGCTTCTGGCTATGCCGCGCATCGAGCACGCTATTTACGTCTCGTTCGTGGTGATGCTGTTCTGCTGTATTCCACTCCTGCCCGTGGATATCAGCACCATCAAGTTCGACAGTTCGAGAGCAAAGCAGTGTGGCATCAGCGTGCCGACGCCGCAAAACTCCGGTTACAGCGGACTGGTTAACGACTTTGACGGACGTACCGCTCAGGTACCCATATGGTGGTATCTGCTGCATATGATGTCTAAGGGGACCACACAGGCGATGATTGCATCTATCCCCTGCGGCACACAGCTGCGCCAGATGCGCTTTGACGTGCAGAACACCAAGCTGCGTGACCCTGTATTGCTGCAGGAGGTGCAGGATTTTGCCGACCAGTGCTACTCCCGGGCATATTTCCGCCTCAAAAACAGCAATACTCAGCTCAGCGATGCGACCATTAACTCGGTAGGCTGGATAGGCAGCGACTATTTCCTGAATACATCGGGTTACTATGATTACTACACCGCCACCACCCCGAGGAGCCAGTGGCCCTATGACAGCACGCGCGACAGCGGCTATCCGGACACCGGTCAGGGAGGCTATCCCACCTGTAAAACATGGTGGTCCGGTGGCTCATCCGGGCTGCGCACTCGCGTGCTAGCCACTTTCAGTGATTACACACGTAAAGAAGTGCAGAGGCAGTTTCCAGGTCAACAGTGGGAGGAAGTGGTACTTCGATGGATAGTCAGCCCGCGTAACGCCGGACTTTCAGGCGGAGGGGTGACCTATATGGCCGGTGCGGATGATACAGCGTCAGGCATTGGCGGTAATCTCTCACGGCTGGCATCTACTGTAGGTTTAGGCATGAAACAGGTAGAGGCACTTCCTGGCTTCGATGCGTTGAAACAGGCGCTTCCCATGATACAGGCGCTATTGCAGATGATGATTATTACTGTCATACCTGTGCTGATGATGTTCAGTGCCTACGAGCCCAAAACGGTGGTTACTATATCATTTGCGCTGTTTGCACTGCAGTTCATCACCTTCTGGTGGGAGCTTGCTGGCTGGCTTGATGACAGACTGATAACCATTTTGTACTCAAGCCTTGCTGCTAACGGACTTGCTTCAGGTGAACCTATCGCAGATTTCCTTAGCTCTCCCCGAGACGGATGGATTATGAATCTGGTTCTGGGGATGATGTACGTGGTTTTCCCGGCATTCTGGCTCGGTATGTTATCGTGGGTAGGAGTTCAACTTGGTACTGCTATTTCGTCTGCAATGGAAAAAGGGTCTGTTCAGGCAAAACAAGCAGGAGAAGAAGCTGGAAAGCAAGTTAAAAACACTGCGTTAAATCAAATCAAGAAAATATAA
- a CDS encoding conjugal transfer protein TraF: protein MMKVSMITHGITLALFATALPAAQAAGSWTEARNDAMGGTGVASSNYTSAALANPALMTRHDASDDLGIILPGIGAQISDPDNLQDGLDRVKDNWKRLSDFAGSGNSAAQSAALKKSLQDVSGDSGHASAGVSAVIAIPNDTLPFALVVKGWGQAKARAVVTDHDLKYLDTAQTGIFSPTQDDLDQLTSRAEGVAALVSEYGLAMAHQFTLAGTPVSVGITPKFQRVDTWNYNVAINNYSTSDFHSGEWKRSESGANMDIGLATQLTPEWTVGLTGQNLFSRNVSTREVNGLQDTFQIRPQATAGTSWSNGLITLATDVDLTPSSDFASDEKEQYAGVGAELNAWDWAQVRAGYRADMRNSDNNVFSAGIGISPFSVVHLDLTGMAGTDRTYGAAAQLTFTF, encoded by the coding sequence ATGATGAAAGTATCCATGATTACACACGGAATAACACTGGCGCTGTTTGCGACTGCTTTGCCGGCGGCTCAGGCAGCAGGTTCCTGGACCGAGGCGCGTAATGACGCAATGGGCGGTACTGGCGTGGCCTCATCCAACTACACGTCGGCCGCGCTGGCCAACCCGGCGCTGATGACACGCCATGATGCCAGTGACGATTTGGGCATTATCCTTCCGGGCATCGGGGCACAGATCAGCGATCCGGATAACTTGCAGGACGGCCTTGATCGCGTAAAAGACAACTGGAAACGCCTCAGTGACTTTGCTGGCAGTGGTAACAGTGCAGCACAGTCCGCAGCGCTCAAAAAATCTCTGCAGGACGTCTCAGGTGACAGCGGTCACGCCAGCGCTGGCGTGTCGGCCGTGATTGCCATTCCGAACGACACGCTGCCCTTTGCCCTGGTGGTGAAAGGCTGGGGACAGGCAAAGGCCCGTGCAGTAGTGACCGATCACGATCTGAAGTATCTCGATACCGCGCAGACCGGCATTTTCTCGCCCACGCAAGACGATCTGGACCAGCTCACCTCTCGTGCAGAAGGGGTGGCGGCACTGGTCAGTGAATACGGCCTCGCAATGGCCCATCAGTTTACGCTGGCCGGCACACCGGTTTCGGTGGGGATCACGCCAAAATTTCAGCGGGTCGATACCTGGAACTATAACGTGGCCATTAATAACTACAGCACCTCTGACTTTCACAGCGGTGAGTGGAAACGCTCGGAAAGTGGCGCCAACATGGATATCGGTTTAGCCACGCAGCTGACACCTGAATGGACGGTGGGCCTGACCGGACAGAACTTGTTCTCACGGAATGTGAGCACCCGTGAAGTGAATGGTCTCCAAGACACTTTCCAAATTCGCCCGCAGGCCACGGCAGGTACCTCCTGGAGCAATGGCCTCATCACGCTGGCGACAGATGTTGATCTGACACCATCCAGTGACTTTGCCTCCGATGAAAAAGAACAGTATGCCGGTGTAGGTGCCGAACTCAACGCATGGGACTGGGCCCAGGTGCGCGCTGGCTATCGGGCAGACATGCGCAACAGCGACAACAACGTGTTTAGTGCTGGCATCGGCATTTCGCCCTTTAGCGTGGTCCATCTCGACCTGACCGGTATGGCCGGAACCGACCGCACCTATGGTGCGGCGGCTCAGCTTACCTTCACATTCTGA
- a CDS encoding DUF1281 domain-containing protein — MFSWCHNRLEITAKSVCLDVMQPWIAGTEKPLYRQAIRQATKLFLAGCAGILKPVRAVEYTPYPMLTAYGAGAQTSPNQAFQHFIELLEQDAWIDTKTVSRMEKIWLQSGIDALKWEAVPLSARQIMAQLMAVHYADWFGVAGAGGHFDPQERWEWLSIMPEATCPCDMLMVMPSRLATELNGESGLFTGLCTTSELYLQLYGMAFPAGHQAIWNRDEVSSLTLSFTSPWYPPSGEVMGEMSQLFDCEIRHYWISPEAGTSGYNCFDRGDHVDSGPYPAEELRQSAASDGARMYLVTPETAAVPASGAAHYGSIRA, encoded by the coding sequence ATGTTTTCATGGTGCCATAACCGTCTGGAAATCACCGCCAAATCGGTCTGCCTCGATGTGATGCAGCCCTGGATTGCCGGCACGGAAAAACCGCTTTACCGGCAGGCCATACGGCAGGCTACAAAGCTGTTTCTGGCCGGCTGTGCCGGCATACTGAAGCCCGTCAGGGCGGTGGAATACACACCTTACCCAATGCTTACCGCATATGGCGCGGGTGCGCAGACCTCACCCAACCAGGCTTTCCAGCACTTCATTGAGCTGCTGGAGCAGGATGCATGGATCGACACTAAAACGGTTTCCCGCATGGAAAAAATCTGGCTGCAGTCCGGCATCGATGCGCTGAAGTGGGAAGCTGTTCCTCTTTCAGCGCGGCAGATAATGGCGCAGCTGATGGCCGTGCACTATGCCGACTGGTTTGGCGTTGCCGGCGCCGGCGGTCACTTCGACCCGCAGGAGCGCTGGGAATGGCTCAGCATCATGCCGGAGGCAACCTGCCCCTGCGACATGCTGATGGTGATGCCGTCACGTCTGGCCACTGAGCTCAACGGCGAAAGTGGTTTGTTCACCGGACTTTGCACGACATCAGAACTTTATCTGCAGCTGTATGGCATGGCGTTTCCGGCTGGCCATCAGGCCATCTGGAATCGGGATGAAGTCAGCTCACTGACTCTGAGCTTTACATCTCCCTGGTATCCGCCTTCAGGCGAGGTGATGGGCGAGATGTCGCAGCTGTTTGACTGTGAAATCCGGCACTACTGGATTTCACCGGAAGCCGGGACATCAGGCTACAACTGCTTTGACCGGGGCGACCACGTTGACAGCGGTCCTTACCCGGCAGAGGAACTGCGCCAGTCAGCAGCCAGTGATGGGGCCCGTATGTATCTGGTGACGCCAGAAACGGCTGCAGTGCCTGCGTCCGGCGCAGCACATTACGGCAGTATCCGTGCATAA
- a CDS encoding ArdC family protein, whose translation MKTTSGRRKAAELNTPDLYQQVTDKIIVALENGVPPWRRPWRSAEGVHGSSLPVNAVTGRAYSGINVPLLWMAAEEHGYASDRWITFRQAKDAGGYVRKGETSALAIIYKPFEKQARDSSDNLLFRDGEPVMEQLAMIKQLQLFSVHQCEGLPESVTGTVAHTAPTGQHSYLSAVQLKQVQQILSATCVGCDHRRQDRAYYRPGADRIVMPTAPQFLTEADYWSTLLHELVHATGHGSRLNREGITSSSRQFGDPVYAFEELIAETGSAFLCAQLGITGDVQHESYLAGWLRALREDKRAIFRACRFAREASEYLLEPLNRNTEQAA comes from the coding sequence ATGAAAACGACTTCTGGCCGGCGTAAAGCGGCAGAACTTAACACTCCCGACCTGTACCAGCAGGTCACAGACAAAATTATTGTTGCGCTGGAGAACGGCGTGCCCCCCTGGCGGCGGCCATGGCGTTCGGCTGAAGGCGTGCACGGCAGCAGTTTGCCGGTGAATGCCGTCACCGGCCGTGCCTACAGTGGTATCAATGTTCCGCTGTTGTGGATGGCTGCTGAAGAGCACGGTTACGCCTCCGACCGCTGGATTACCTTCCGGCAGGCGAAAGACGCCGGCGGATACGTAAGAAAGGGCGAAACCAGCGCGCTGGCCATCATTTACAAACCGTTTGAGAAACAGGCCCGGGACAGTAGCGATAACCTGCTGTTTAGGGACGGTGAACCTGTCATGGAGCAACTGGCCATGATCAAACAACTGCAGCTGTTCAGTGTTCATCAGTGCGAAGGGTTACCTGAATCTGTTACCGGAACGGTTGCTCATACTGCACCGACCGGGCAGCACTCTTATCTCAGCGCAGTTCAGCTAAAGCAGGTGCAACAGATACTCAGCGCAACCTGCGTCGGGTGTGACCATCGCCGGCAGGACCGGGCGTATTATCGCCCGGGCGCAGACCGCATCGTGATGCCGACGGCGCCGCAGTTCCTTACGGAGGCGGATTACTGGTCCACGCTGCTGCACGAGCTGGTGCATGCCACTGGCCACGGGAGCCGACTCAACCGGGAAGGGATCACCTCTTCATCACGGCAGTTTGGTGACCCGGTGTACGCCTTCGAAGAGCTGATAGCGGAAACCGGCAGTGCTTTTCTCTGCGCGCAACTGGGTATTACCGGCGACGTGCAGCACGAAAGCTACCTCGCCGGCTGGCTGAGAGCGCTGCGTGAAGACAAACGAGCAATTTTCCGGGCCTGTCGTTTCGCCCGGGAAGCCTCGGAATACTTACTTGAGCCCCTGAACCGGAATACAGAACAGGCGGCATAA
- a CDS encoding cytochrome P450: MSNVSKNLIDEFKKRYFELNSRDILSRGYVFDEEKKSWIFYGYNSCVELLNSSVLTKNRMQVPLDLFDDSQKYTVEKAQFLLTKSLIFRDHSKSNVINIIHENYKSINFEELSLFIQDKVITEQHLGALNNRLAELLTGISFSGNISRHAENVGNLFDGKVQGRDHFVDIMESFLKIYYEISQDSNVNISKESYDIDSIDLTIAFVAAHQTTMQLIVAALFDIKNFNLLPFPCSINALITEVSRLHPPVLSVGRVFNQDFEYQGVSFKKGDKVLFMTGLANFDPNVFESPFSFIHGRKKRPLSFGAGVHLCIGMGVAMSIASKVVQLIVDRSKNFELSISAISEGFSALGAEKFVIEVEKNVAIKK; encoded by the coding sequence ATGTCTAATGTCTCTAAAAACTTAATAGACGAGTTTAAGAAAAGATATTTTGAACTGAATTCAAGAGATATTCTTTCTAGGGGGTATGTATTTGACGAAGAGAAAAAAAGTTGGATTTTCTATGGTTACAATAGCTGTGTGGAGTTATTGAACAGTAGCGTTCTGACGAAGAACAGGATGCAAGTTCCCTTGGATTTATTTGATGATAGCCAGAAATACACTGTTGAAAAAGCACAATTTTTGCTTACTAAGTCACTGATTTTTAGGGATCACAGTAAAAGCAACGTTATTAATATAATTCATGAAAACTATAAGAGCATCAATTTTGAAGAATTGTCGTTATTTATTCAAGATAAAGTAATTACCGAGCAGCATTTAGGAGCATTAAATAATAGGCTGGCGGAGTTGCTAACTGGGATTAGTTTTTCAGGAAACATATCTCGCCACGCTGAAAATGTTGGAAATCTATTTGATGGTAAGGTGCAAGGGCGTGATCACTTTGTGGATATAATGGAGTCTTTTCTAAAGATTTATTATGAAATATCCCAAGACTCTAATGTTAATATTAGCAAAGAATCTTATGATATTGACTCTATTGATTTAACAATAGCTTTCGTTGCAGCTCATCAAACCACAATGCAATTGATTGTTGCCGCGTTATTCGATATAAAAAATTTTAATTTGCTTCCATTTCCCTGTTCAATCAACGCCCTCATAACAGAGGTTTCCCGTCTTCATCCGCCAGTTTTATCTGTAGGTCGTGTATTTAATCAGGACTTCGAATATCAGGGAGTTAGCTTTAAAAAAGGTGATAAAGTATTGTTTATGACTGGATTGGCTAATTTTGATCCTAACGTTTTTGAATCTCCATTTTCCTTCATTCATGGAAGAAAAAAAAGGCCACTGTCATTCGGGGCAGGAGTACATTTATGTATTGGGATGGGCGTTGCAATGTCTATAGCATCAAAGGTTGTACAATTGATAGTTGACAGAAGTAAAAACTTTGAATTATCAATTTCTGCAATATCTGAAGGATTTTCAGCTTTAGGTGCTGAAAAATTTGTAATTGAGGTTGAGAAAAATGTCGCTATTAAAAAATAA
- a CDS encoding MFS transporter, translating into MSLLKNKNFNLLASSLFISKTGDYAYEVAFVFILLEITNNNFWLIGIVYFFRFIPFLFFGPLGGWLADNRKIKSNVIYSEIIRLIATSLIFIFYYCDFLNVELMMLASILTTIGRSIFQPSFQTAIPNLFFKKDLTRVNGIMQIIEESASVIGPLICTLIISLSDKRYVMLFNAVTYFTSIVILMQFTYKSSTSDVEFNLSRVYKENILYLKEIYHSKAELFIAIFGSAVCILFTGSILRFIIPAYVLENGGNEIITSYIFSASACGTILGGIFYTKIVYNTSVYKLMLFWFCYGVVMLSLPVVSLINISLVIALALALGFIGALVDITLVSAIQSYSAQDNIGKSFGTFSTLANTAEASSGLIAGCFAALGLFSSFITMAFLIILSSLVGIKKSTSR; encoded by the coding sequence ATGTCGCTATTAAAAAATAAAAACTTTAATTTGTTGGCATCATCTTTATTCATTTCTAAAACAGGCGATTATGCCTATGAAGTTGCATTTGTATTTATTCTGTTAGAGATTACTAACAATAACTTCTGGCTGATTGGGATAGTGTATTTTTTCAGATTTATACCCTTCCTTTTTTTTGGTCCGCTGGGTGGTTGGCTTGCTGACAATAGAAAAATAAAATCTAATGTTATTTATAGCGAAATAATAAGGTTAATTGCAACATCATTAATCTTCATCTTTTACTACTGCGACTTTTTAAACGTCGAGTTAATGATGTTAGCCTCAATATTAACCACAATCGGCAGGAGCATTTTTCAGCCCAGTTTTCAGACGGCAATTCCAAATCTATTCTTCAAAAAAGATTTGACTCGTGTTAATGGAATAATGCAAATAATAGAGGAGTCAGCATCTGTAATTGGCCCTTTAATTTGCACATTGATTATATCTTTATCAGATAAGCGGTACGTTATGCTATTTAATGCTGTGACATACTTCACTTCTATAGTTATACTGATGCAATTTACATATAAAAGCTCGACGAGTGATGTTGAATTTAATTTATCAAGGGTTTATAAAGAGAATATCCTATATCTTAAGGAGATTTATCACTCTAAAGCGGAATTATTTATTGCGATCTTCGGCTCAGCGGTATGTATACTTTTTACAGGATCTATTTTAAGATTTATAATTCCAGCATATGTTCTTGAAAATGGAGGGAATGAAATAATTACTAGTTACATCTTCTCCGCTAGCGCTTGCGGTACTATTTTAGGGGGCATTTTTTATACGAAAATTGTCTACAACACAAGTGTTTATAAGTTAATGCTATTCTGGTTCTGCTACGGTGTCGTAATGCTTTCTCTCCCTGTTGTCTCTTTAATAAATATTTCATTAGTCATAGCTTTAGCCTTAGCGCTTGGTTTTATAGGCGCACTTGTTGATATAACATTAGTCTCAGCCATTCAATCTTATTCCGCACAAGATAATATAGGAAAGAGCTTTGGTACTTTTTCTACCTTAGCGAATACTGCAGAAGCGAGCTCTGGACTTATTGCAGGTTGTTTTGCTGCATTAGGGTTATTTTCTTCATTTATAACGATGGCTTTTTTGATTATTTTATCGAGTTTAGTTGGAATTAAAAAATCGACTAGCCGATGA
- a CDS encoding integrase domain-containing protein, with the protein MAKLNKNLKTLARQAGGSFKTVSDRMKIADRFAERLLKLNVQIRDVKHIKTGHIELYMKSRLSEEISKRTLQNEMSAIRALLRVAGKTFMADPTHEKLSNQALGISETSRDGTKVAIPDNYFRQVLTSVEQKDEGVACALRLSRLLGLRTEETVQSAKSLKTWQKTLLTGNEKIRVVFGTKGGRPRDTTVLDRDATLSAISIALKYLNENNGKLIDKPSLHTAIERYRNIVREAGLTGKYAPHSLRYAYSVDVMNLHMKNGFSKEEAQALASMDLGHGDGRGHYVARVYNKVESDE; encoded by the coding sequence ATGGCAAAACTGAATAAGAATTTAAAAACGCTTGCCCGACAGGCAGGGGGAAGTTTTAAGACTGTTTCTGACCGCATGAAAATTGCGGACAGGTTTGCTGAGCGTTTATTAAAACTTAACGTCCAGATTAGAGATGTAAAACACATAAAGACCGGACATATTGAGTTGTATATGAAAAGCCGCCTATCTGAGGAAATTTCAAAGCGTACTCTCCAGAATGAAATGTCGGCCATCCGGGCTTTGCTTCGGGTTGCAGGAAAAACTTTTATGGCTGACCCGACTCACGAAAAACTGAGCAACCAGGCTCTGGGCATTTCAGAAACCAGTCGTGACGGAACAAAGGTTGCCATTCCCGATAATTATTTCCGGCAGGTGCTGACGAGTGTGGAACAAAAGGATGAAGGTGTAGCTTGTGCATTGAGGTTGTCCCGGTTACTGGGTTTAAGAACCGAAGAAACAGTCCAGTCCGCGAAATCATTAAAAACCTGGCAAAAAACGCTACTTACTGGTAACGAAAAAATACGCGTTGTATTCGGGACAAAAGGAGGTCGTCCCAGAGACACAACTGTGTTGGATCGTGATGCTACTCTTTCCGCAATTAGTATTGCGCTAAAATATTTGAATGAAAATAACGGTAAGTTAATCGATAAGCCGTCATTACATACCGCTATCGAGCGGTACCGTAATATAGTGCGTGAAGCCGGATTGACCGGGAAGTATGCACCGCACAGTTTACGCTATGCCTATTCTGTCGATGTGATGAATCTTCATATGAAAAACGGTTTCAGTAAAGAAGAGGCGCAGGCTCTTGCATCAATGGACCTGGGGCATGGGGATGGCAGAGGGCATTATGTGGCCCGTGTTTATAACAAGGTTGAGAGTGATGAATAG
- a CDS encoding coproporphyrinogen-III oxidase family protein, producing MNIKDNGLFKFDYQFPVYNFFFPNQGKSIANLSLEDVLSNSNKNIKSRALYFHIPFCETICTFCPFTRGAYKDAELVDKYTEMLIKELEIKSNFNDYKAIPVRSIFFGGGTPSLLSPENIFRIGETIKKHFNLSEGCEFSFEIEIKSLTEEKVNALKEMGVTHPRFGLQTFNPEWRKLFNLTSTFEQIEFASEILNKNFNNVLFDILYGMNGQDEEDIIRDLEKAIDLGTTNIDIYPIDNVMTQAKLHKAIQNRELPLTTATRKFTMNMLVDAYMRSKGFMPHNGHGYFRCKNVTNEVVTDEYSFIYHEHVYGYSDHDLHGFGVNAVSSIREHVITNTSSRNKYLTSLEKGEVMATISKHPPILDEMKPIILRLPYHGVISKDKVKMNQIPFALQEKIEILIQNKLIIDTGGSFYLTKLGWYWYTNIMYWLMPEADQVAMKRFITEQLNTPGKFIAKKELMYV from the coding sequence ATGAACATTAAAGACAATGGCCTATTTAAGTTTGATTATCAATTTCCTGTATATAATTTCTTCTTCCCAAATCAAGGGAAAAGCATAGCAAACTTGAGCCTGGAAGATGTTCTTTCCAACAGCAATAAGAATATAAAGTCTCGAGCTTTATATTTTCATATACCCTTCTGCGAAACTATATGTACATTCTGTCCTTTCACAAGAGGAGCTTACAAAGACGCTGAGTTGGTTGATAAATACACCGAAATGTTAATCAAAGAATTAGAAATAAAATCAAATTTCAACGATTACAAAGCGATTCCTGTAAGGTCAATATTTTTTGGAGGTGGCACCCCATCATTACTATCCCCGGAAAATATTTTTCGCATAGGTGAAACTATAAAAAAACATTTTAACCTTTCAGAGGGATGTGAGTTTTCTTTTGAAATAGAAATTAAGAGCCTAACAGAAGAGAAAGTTAACGCATTAAAAGAAATGGGGGTTACCCATCCTCGTTTTGGTCTTCAGACATTCAATCCAGAGTGGCGGAAATTATTTAATTTAACATCAACATTTGAGCAGATCGAATTTGCCTCAGAAATTTTAAACAAAAATTTCAATAATGTACTATTTGATATTTTATATGGCATGAATGGTCAAGATGAGGAGGATATAATTAGGGACTTGGAAAAGGCTATTGATTTAGGGACGACTAATATTGACATATATCCAATAGATAACGTTATGACTCAGGCCAAGTTGCATAAGGCAATTCAAAACAGGGAATTGCCGCTAACAACGGCTACTAGAAAATTCACTATGAATATGTTAGTGGATGCATACATGAGAAGTAAGGGATTTATGCCTCATAATGGGCATGGCTATTTTAGATGCAAAAATGTCACCAATGAAGTTGTAACTGACGAATACAGTTTTATTTATCATGAGCATGTTTATGGATATTCAGATCATGACCTACATGGTTTTGGAGTCAATGCCGTCAGCTCTATAAGAGAACATGTTATAACCAATACATCCAGCAGGAACAAATACCTGACTTCTCTTGAGAAGGGAGAGGTTATGGCGACTATCAGCAAGCATCCACCAATTTTGGATGAGATGAAACCAATAATTTTACGCCTTCCGTATCATGGGGTTATCAGCAAAGATAAAGTGAAGATGAACCAGATACCGTTCGCTTTGCAAGAAAAAATCGAGATCCTCATCCAGAATAAATTAATTATTGATACCGGCGGAAGTTTTTATCTCACTAAGTTGGGATGGTATTGGTATACAAATATCATGTATTGGCTTATGCCCGAAGCTGATCAGGTGGCCATGAAAAGATTTATAACCGAACAATTGAATACACCAGGTAAATTCATCGCAAAAAAAGAGCTAATGTATGTCTAA